Proteins from a genomic interval of Phlebotomus papatasi isolate M1 chromosome 3, Ppap_2.1, whole genome shotgun sequence:
- the LOC129807796 gene encoding uncharacterized protein LOC129807796, with translation MKWFKVWSADRSQKRLMNSIPNINALLLKASEMLGYQCTTLVLEVCGTVINDDSFLEASSLNEIFMALQQHEFWTPSILVNEDLSQQRLNTSIGVLNDRETLASPDSSFNQIFLLEPQPSTSRSFSSEEVRQETSTPIGNSGTSKRALREKFLGYAGVVIPWSRLDSDCLNALEEKKRLSATQLTKVCQMVVDEIRLTGYYVPCKVFHETAKSMCQQFPDTFIEKDDDDIIIGNGYLGLAEKLRNRNNYLNQPHKTKFDDQLLHKQIKTLKADNNACSGNINNQPNIFSQTDESLNPLNDGDSFALIRRDINEKMELTELLNKWEILKTKDGLFEHFKNLTETDIQTMTPKLRDKYSMIYFACMKEEFEGEKDLEKLIKAICHYFKEDADTILQHREINSQNLMTAHPGVYIIENTGDHMIFYKGQEIQKGANIWEAFEIMFAMYYIFNECFPREIACTLEFFQRYVLKIHPTDGTKNMKRSVSKCNMKVLGLMKKIKK, from the exons atgaaaTGGTTTAAAGTTTGGAGCGCTGACAGGAGTCAGAAAAGGCTGATGAATTCCATACCCAATATTAATGCTTTGTTGCTAAAAGCAAGTGAAATGCTGGGATACCAATGCACCACCTTAGTTTTAGAGGTGTGCGGAACTGTTATAAATGATGATTCATTCCTAGAAGCGTCatcattaaatgaaatattcatgGCTCTGCAACAACATGAATTTTGGACTCCCTCAATATTAGTTAATGAg GATTTAAGTCAACAGAGACTGAACACTTCAATCGGTGTATTAAATGACCGTGAAACACTTGCCAGCCCTGATTCGTCCTTTAATCAGATATTTTTGCTTGAGCCTCAACCATCGACTTCTCGTTCATTTTCATCAGAAGAAGTTCGTCag GAAACATCCACGCCAATTGGAAACAGCGGAACAAGTAAGCGGGCTCTTAGAGAGAAGTTTTTAGGATATGCTGGTGTGGTTATTCCATGGAGCCGACTTGATTCTGACTGCTTGAACGCTTTGGAGGAAAAGAAACGTCTTTCCGCAACACAATTAACTAAGGTGTGTCAGATGGTAGTCGATGAGATTCGACTTACTGGGTACTATGTACCATGCAAAGTATTCCACGAAACCGCCAAAAGCATGTGCCAGCAATTTCCTGATACCTTCATTGAAAAAGACGATGATGATATTATTATTGGAAATGGATACTTGGGATTGGCAGAGAAACTAAGAAACAGGAACAATTATTTAAATCAACCTCATAAAACCAAGTTTGACGACCAATTGCTGCACAAACAAATAAAGACTTTGAAAGCAGACAATAACGCATGTTCCGGGAACATCAATAATCAACCGAATATCTTCAGTCAAACAGATGAATCACTCAACCCACTCAACGATGGAGATAGTTTTGCTCTAATTAGACGGGACATCAATGAAAAAATGGAACTTACAGAGTTGCTCAACAAGTGGGAAATTCTAAAGACGAAAGATGGACTCTTCGAACACTTTAAGAATCTAACAGAAACTGACATCCAAACTATGACTCCAAAGCTCAGGGATAAATACAGTATGATTTACTTTGCATGCATGAAGGAAGAATTCGAAGGAGAAAAAGACCTGGAGAAATTGATAAAAGCGATTTGCCACTATTTCAAGGAAGATGCTGACACAATTTTGCAACACCGAGAG ATCAATTCGCAAAATCTCATGACGGCACATCCTGGGGTTTATATTATAG AAAACACAGGAGATCACATGATATTCTACAAAGGGCAGGAGATTCAGAAAGGAGCAAATATCTGGGAAGCGTTTGAAATAATGTTCGCAATGTATTACATTTTCAATGAATGCTTTCCCAGAGAGATTGCTTGCACACTGGAATTTTTCCAGCGATACGTGTTAAAAATACATCCAACAgatggaacaaaaaatatgaaaagaagTGTGTCCAAATGTAATATGAAAGTTTTGGGCttaatgaagaaaataaaaaaataa